The Apium graveolens cultivar Ventura chromosome 11, ASM990537v1, whole genome shotgun sequence genome has a window encoding:
- the LOC141695028 gene encoding sugar transporter ERD6-like 5, with amino-acid sequence MHRESMEEGLIITKNDTKINEEDDIMGSSVTPLLLFSTFVAISASFTFGCATGYSSAAQAGILADLGLSTAQYSVFGSMLTFGSMFGAIASGKLADLIGRKPTMLLMDIFFIIGWSAIIFAEGAWYLHLGRLSLGFGSGIQSYLTPVYVAEITPKNIRGGFSAAHQILVCVGVSMTFFLGNVIAWRTLAVIGALPCLLHVFGLLFIQESPRWLAKIGQEKKFEDALQHLRGVNADITEEATEIRDSIETLRQLSRSRFIEMFETKYALSLTVVIGTLVIVTLSGSMAIVFYASSIFKVSGSPISFGTTAIAIIQIPVSALGVLVLDRSGRRPVQMASFIGAGLGSFLVGSAFILQDLNQWKEVTSVLVLIGVMVNLSSFAMGAAVPWVIMSELLPLNIKGSAGSLATFIYMLFSWIVSYIFNFLLEWNPSGTFFIFATFSGLGVLFVAKLVPETKGRTLEEIEASILI; translated from the exons ATGCACAGAGAGAGCATGGAAGAAGGGCTGATCATAACCAAAAATGACACAAAAATCAATGAGGAAGATGATATTATGGGCTCTTCTGTCACCCCACTGCTTCTTTTTAGCACTTTTGTTGCTATCTCTGCTTCTTTCACATTTGGCTGTGCT ACAGGGTATTCATCTGCTGCTCAAGCTGGAATTTTAGCAGACTTGGGTTTATCTACTGCTCAG TACTCAGTTTTTGGTTCCATGCTAACTTTTGGAAGCATGTTTGGTGCAATTGCAAGTGGAAAGCTAGCAGATCTCATTGGCAGGAAACCT ACAATGTTGTTAATGGACATATTCTTCATCATTGGTTGGTCTGCAATTATTTTTGCAGAG gGTGCTTGGTACCTTCACCTTGGAAGATTGTCACTGGGATTTGGATCTGGGATTCAAAGTTACTTG ACACCAGTGTATGTTGCTGAAATAACACCTAAAAATATCCGGGGAGGATTTTCTGCAGCACATCAG ATATTAGTATGTGTTGGTGTTTCTATGACATTTTTCCTCGGAAATGTCATTGCATGGAGAACCTTAGCTGTGATAG GAGCTTTACCTTGTCTCCTACATGTGTTCGGGTTATTATTCATACAAGAGTCACCTAGATGGTTG GCAAAAATTGGTCAAGAAAAAAAGTTCGAAGATGCTCTACAACACTTAAGGGGTGTAAATGCTGATATTACTGAAGAAGCAACTGAAATACGA GATTCAATAGAAACACTTCGTCAGCTCTCAAGATCCAGATTCATAGAAATGTTTGAAACAAAATATGCCCTTTCACTCACT GTAGTAATCGGTACACTTGTAATAGTAACACTTAGTGGCAGCATGGCGATTGTGTTTTATGCAAGTTCGATTTTTAAAGTATCCG GTTCTCCAATCAGCTTTGGTACCACCGCAATTGCTATAATTCAG ATTCCAGTATCTGCTTTGGGTGTACTCGTACTAGATAGGTCAGGAAGGCGTCCAGTTCAAATG GCTTCTTTCATCGGGGCGGGATTGGGTAGCTTTCTTGTTGGGTCAGCATTCATCTTGCAG GATCTTAATCAATGGAAGGAGGTCACGTCCGTATTAGTGCTCATAGGCGTTATG GTAAATCTTTCATCCTTTGCAATGGGGGCTGCTGTACCATGGGTTATCATGTCTGAG TTGCTTCCGCTTAACATTAAGGGTTCTGCTGGAAGTCTTGCAACATTTATTTACATGTTGTTTTCTTGGATTGTCTCCTACATCTTTAACTTCTTACTAGAATGGAATCCATCAG GAACATTTTTCATATTTGCAACTTTTAGCGGCTTGGGGGTTTTATTTGTTGCGAAGCTGGTTCCAGAAACGAAAGGAAGAACACTAGAAGAGATTGAAGCATCAATCCTCATTTAG